One stretch of Girardinichthys multiradiatus isolate DD_20200921_A chromosome 2, DD_fGirMul_XY1, whole genome shotgun sequence DNA includes these proteins:
- the LOC124880286 gene encoding uncharacterized protein LOC124880286 isoform X2 codes for MRRSQTERHCFNTERPVGGSELSANNYELQRRMRNMSNGNVSKDRIGQAAAILNSILSSPDATSSVTCALNERASLTARSDSVETQLASLFRAGAASRSSAVSTVNQGPSSVAPVAPRFQAQQCFGSWTTNRRRRCIVCFVDHRISLQEFFLASRNPSGLKTGNRTSLFNISEPVNSVLMQLSVIFVLLLQLSFLTSFTLGVSEGDVQQCFMDALYCIELIQRERTGDNTQTLSANLSVSLFNELRYHSYRTLIEDLYTCFQSILEEYDAMLRSHEMNPRCLLPPTKWTGFPGRPQYDITALQISHCISIGMNLHLPLTKT; via the exons ATGCGTAGATCCCAAACTGAGCGACATTGCTTTAATACAGAGCGTCCAGTAGGTGGCAGCGAATTATCGGCCAATAACTATGAGCTCCAGAGAAGAATGCGAAACATGTCTAATGGCAACGTGAGTAAAGACAGAATAGGTCAAGCAGCCGCAattttaaatagtattttatCATCACCGGATGCAACAAGCAGTGTGACCTGCGCCTTAAACGAAAGAGCATCTTTGACCGCCCGCAGTGATTCGGTTGAGACACAATTAGCATCTCTGTTTCGTGCTGGAGCAGCTAGCCGAAGTTCGGCGGTGTCAACAGTAAATcaag GACCAAGTTCGGTGGCTCCTGTAGCTCCACGTTTCCAAGCCCAGCAATGTTTTGGATCTTGGACTACTAACAGGAGAAGAAG ATGCATAGTTTGCTTTGTTGATCATCGGATTTCTCTTCAG GAGTTTTTCCTGGCTTCAAGAAATCCTTCTGGACTGAAGACTGGAAACAGAACATCTCTGTTTAACATATCTGAGCCAGTAAATTCAGTCCTAATGCaactttctgttatttttgttctgctgctgcagctgtcttTTCTTACTTCCTTTACATTAGGAGTCAGTGAAGGCGATGTCCAACAATGTTTTATGGATGCGCTATATTGTATAGAACTAATTCAAAGGGAAAGAACAGGTGACAACACTCAGACTTTATCTGCAAACCTGTCAGTGTCACTGTTTAATGAGTTAAGATACCATTCATATAGAACATTGATTGAAGACTTGTATACCTGTTTTCAATCCATTTTAGAAGAATATGATGCTATGCTAAGATCTCATGAAATGAACCCTAGATGTCTGCTTCCCCCAACAAAATGGACTGGTTTTCCAGGGCGCCCACAATATGACATCACAGCATTGCAAATTTCTCACTGCATTTCAATTGGAATGAACTTGCATCTGCCTTTG ACCAAGACTTAA
- the LOC124880286 gene encoding uncharacterized protein LOC124880286 isoform X1 yields MRRSQTERHCFNTERPVGGSELSANNYELQRRMRNMSNGNVSKDRIGQAAAILNSILSSPDATSSVTCALNERASLTARSDSVETQLASLFRAGAASRSSAVSTVNQGPSSVAPVAPRFQAQQCFGSWTTNRRRRCIVCFVDHRISLQEFFLASRNPSGLKTGNRTSLFNISEPVNSVLMQLSVIFVLLLQLSFLTSFTLGVSEGDVQQCFMDALYCIELIQRERTGDNTQTLSANLSVSLFNELRYHSYRTLIEDLYTCFQSILEEYDAMLRSHEMNPRCLLPPTKWTGFPGRPQYDITALQISHCISIGMNLHLPLVLTVELSTDIDNTWESNPYNTLC; encoded by the exons ATGCGTAGATCCCAAACTGAGCGACATTGCTTTAATACAGAGCGTCCAGTAGGTGGCAGCGAATTATCGGCCAATAACTATGAGCTCCAGAGAAGAATGCGAAACATGTCTAATGGCAACGTGAGTAAAGACAGAATAGGTCAAGCAGCCGCAattttaaatagtattttatCATCACCGGATGCAACAAGCAGTGTGACCTGCGCCTTAAACGAAAGAGCATCTTTGACCGCCCGCAGTGATTCGGTTGAGACACAATTAGCATCTCTGTTTCGTGCTGGAGCAGCTAGCCGAAGTTCGGCGGTGTCAACAGTAAATcaag GACCAAGTTCGGTGGCTCCTGTAGCTCCACGTTTCCAAGCCCAGCAATGTTTTGGATCTTGGACTACTAACAGGAGAAGAAG ATGCATAGTTTGCTTTGTTGATCATCGGATTTCTCTTCAG GAGTTTTTCCTGGCTTCAAGAAATCCTTCTGGACTGAAGACTGGAAACAGAACATCTCTGTTTAACATATCTGAGCCAGTAAATTCAGTCCTAATGCaactttctgttatttttgttctgctgctgcagctgtcttTTCTTACTTCCTTTACATTAGGAGTCAGTGAAGGCGATGTCCAACAATGTTTTATGGATGCGCTATATTGTATAGAACTAATTCAAAGGGAAAGAACAGGTGACAACACTCAGACTTTATCTGCAAACCTGTCAGTGTCACTGTTTAATGAGTTAAGATACCATTCATATAGAACATTGATTGAAGACTTGTATACCTGTTTTCAATCCATTTTAGAAGAATATGATGCTATGCTAAGATCTCATGAAATGAACCCTAGATGTCTGCTTCCCCCAACAAAATGGACTGGTTTTCCAGGGCGCCCACAATATGACATCACAGCATTGCAAATTTCTCACTGCATTTCAATTGGAATGAACTTGCATCTGCCTTTGGTATTAACTGTCGAACTCTCTACAGATATAGACAACACTTGGGAATCCAACCCTTACAATACACTGTGCTGA
- the LOC124857530 gene encoding interferon-induced transmembrane protein 5-like, translating into MDNHSYNFPSDCTPLTNCKSARKPAGSTVVDMGNTGKNPPRDYLLWSLCNTFYVNFCCLGFMALIYSIKARDQKTLGNLQLAQECSDKAKWYNILAAGWNLLIPLLAIVLIVLLLVHLGSSRGSFDFLGEDGFQNFLKLFSW; encoded by the exons ATGGATAATCATTCCTACAACTTTCCATCTGACTGCACCCCACTCACAAACTGTAAGTCTGCCCGCAAGCCGGCTGGATCCACCGTGGTGGACATGGGCAACACGGGGAAGAATCCTCCCCGGGACTATCTTCTCTGGTCGCTGTGCAACACCTTTTATGTCAACTTCTGCTGCTTGGGCTTCATGGCACTCATCTACTCTATCAAG GCACGGGACCAGAAGACTCTGGGCAACCTGCAGCTGGCCCAGGAGTGCTCAGACAAGGCCAAGTGGTACAACATCCTGGCAGCCGGCTGGAACCTGCTGATTCCACTGCTGGCCATTGTCCTGATTGTCCTCCTGCTTGTCCACCTTGGCTCTTCTAGGGGTTCCTTCGATTTTCTGGGGGAGGATGGGTTCCAGAACTTCTTGAAGCTGTTCAGCTGGTAG
- the LOC124858186 gene encoding uncharacterized protein LOC124858186 isoform X2 yields MCEESNNRKGNKEFVILTRLYDEATLQVLTRFMEMSVCNVGNAENLYEKLSEALRKRGIPWENLIAFNSDNASVMKGRHNSVISRLKQSQPHIQDLGCICHLAQLATGCGIRAAQVPVEDILVGIYTHFDKSAKKCELYKGFVDFTDSDHLKLLRYCSTRWLSLLTCIQRVLNQWDALQIGMAYFNSHEEVERSAKVRDLASHVRDPIVKAYFMFLSAALKPLYEFNIVFQSEAVQIHRLEEEMCRLIKRILGFLIPARAIMGVPLKEVEYGEAHQLPDEELFIGAETKAFMARKELPVSAEKKIFQSVRRFYEAVLQKMFSSFPLDHPLLKDMKVLDPAARLDITPGTGRC; encoded by the exons ATGTGCGAAGAATCGAACaacagaaaaggaaataaagaatTTGTTATCCTAACTAGACTCTACGATGAGGCCACTCTGCAGGTCCTTACAAGATTCATGGAGATGTCTGTATGCAACGTGGGAAATGCAGAAAATCTGTATGAAAAACTCAGTGAAGCACTAAG AAAAAGGGGCATCCCATGGGAGAACCTGATAGCCTTTAACTCTGATAATGCGAGCGTCATGAAAGGCAGACACAACTCTGTTATCAGCAGACTGAAACAGAGCCAGCCCCACATCCAGGACCTCGGCTGCATCTGCCACCTGGCACAGCTGGCCACTGGCTGTGGCATCAGAGCAGCCCAGGTACCGGTGGAAGACATCCTGGTGGGGATATACACCCACTTTGATAAAAG TGCAAAAAAATGTGAACTCTACAAAGGGTTTGTAGATTTCACTGATTCAGACCACCTGAAGCTCCTCAGGTACTGCAGCACCAGATGGCTGAGTCTGCTAACCTGCATCCAGAGAGTGTTGAACCAGTGGGATGCACTACAGATAGGGATG GCCTACTTCAACAGTCATGAGGAGGTGGAGAGGAGTGCCAAAGTGCGCGATCTAGCAAGCCACGTGCGTGATCCAATTGTGAAGGCTTACTTCATGTTCCTGAGTGCTGCCCTTAAGCCTTTATATGAATTTAATATTGTCTTCCAG tcagaggccgTGCAGATTCACAGACTTGAAGAGGAGATGTGCAGGCTGATCAAGAGGATCCTGGGGTTCCTCATACCAGCCAGGGCCATCATGGGTGTACCTCTCAAGGAGGTGGAGTATGGAGAAGCACATCAGTTGCCTGACGAAGAGCTCTTTATAGGAGCAGAAACAAAGGCGTTCATGGCAAGGAAAGAGCTCCCTGTGTCAGCGGAGAAGAAAATCTTTCA ATCTGTGAGAAGATTCTATGAAGCAGTGCTTCAGAAGATGTTCTCCTCCTTTCCTCTTGACCATCCACTCCTGAAGGACATGAAAGTGCTGGACCCTGCTGCTCGCCTTGACATTACTCCAGGGACAGGTAGATGTTAG
- the LOC124858186 gene encoding uncharacterized protein LOC124858186 isoform X1, with protein sequence MTCTFFARHFCFYGAIATELDDELAKTCRSQPFSVMCEESNNRKGNKEFVILTRLYDEATLQVLTRFMEMSVCNVGNAENLYEKLSEALRKRGIPWENLIAFNSDNASVMKGRHNSVISRLKQSQPHIQDLGCICHLAQLATGCGIRAAQVPVEDILVGIYTHFDKSAKKCELYKGFVDFTDSDHLKLLRYCSTRWLSLLTCIQRVLNQWDALQIGMAYFNSHEEVERSAKVRDLASHVRDPIVKAYFMFLSAALKPLYEFNIVFQSEAVQIHRLEEEMCRLIKRILGFLIPARAIMGVPLKEVEYGEAHQLPDEELFIGAETKAFMARKELPVSAEKKIFQSVRRFYEAVLQKMFSSFPLDHPLLKDMKVLDPAARLDITPGTGRC encoded by the exons ATGACGTGTACTTTTTTTGCacgccacttttgtttttatg GTGCCATAGCAACAGAGCTAGATGACGAGTTGGCCAAAACATGCCGATCTCAGCCATTTTCTGTGATGTGCGAAGAATCGAACaacagaaaaggaaataaagaatTTGTTATCCTAACTAGACTCTACGATGAGGCCACTCTGCAGGTCCTTACAAGATTCATGGAGATGTCTGTATGCAACGTGGGAAATGCAGAAAATCTGTATGAAAAACTCAGTGAAGCACTAAG AAAAAGGGGCATCCCATGGGAGAACCTGATAGCCTTTAACTCTGATAATGCGAGCGTCATGAAAGGCAGACACAACTCTGTTATCAGCAGACTGAAACAGAGCCAGCCCCACATCCAGGACCTCGGCTGCATCTGCCACCTGGCACAGCTGGCCACTGGCTGTGGCATCAGAGCAGCCCAGGTACCGGTGGAAGACATCCTGGTGGGGATATACACCCACTTTGATAAAAG TGCAAAAAAATGTGAACTCTACAAAGGGTTTGTAGATTTCACTGATTCAGACCACCTGAAGCTCCTCAGGTACTGCAGCACCAGATGGCTGAGTCTGCTAACCTGCATCCAGAGAGTGTTGAACCAGTGGGATGCACTACAGATAGGGATG GCCTACTTCAACAGTCATGAGGAGGTGGAGAGGAGTGCCAAAGTGCGCGATCTAGCAAGCCACGTGCGTGATCCAATTGTGAAGGCTTACTTCATGTTCCTGAGTGCTGCCCTTAAGCCTTTATATGAATTTAATATTGTCTTCCAG tcagaggccgTGCAGATTCACAGACTTGAAGAGGAGATGTGCAGGCTGATCAAGAGGATCCTGGGGTTCCTCATACCAGCCAGGGCCATCATGGGTGTACCTCTCAAGGAGGTGGAGTATGGAGAAGCACATCAGTTGCCTGACGAAGAGCTCTTTATAGGAGCAGAAACAAAGGCGTTCATGGCAAGGAAAGAGCTCCCTGTGTCAGCGGAGAAGAAAATCTTTCA ATCTGTGAGAAGATTCTATGAAGCAGTGCTTCAGAAGATGTTCTCCTCCTTTCCTCTTGACCATCCACTCCTGAAGGACATGAAAGTGCTGGACCCTGCTGCTCGCCTTGACATTACTCCAGGGACAGGTAGATGTTAG